A region from the Curtobacterium sp. MCBA15_012 genome encodes:
- a CDS encoding thymidylate synthase produces MTDSVTVQPDPTVPTPYEDLLRRVLEEGAPKGDRTGTGTRSLFGAQLRYDLSQGFPLVSTKRVHFKSVAYELLWFLRGDGNARWLQEHGVRIWNEWAGEDGDLGPVYGVQWRSWPTPSGEHVDQIAQVIEQIRTNPDSRRLIVSAWNVADVPDMALAPCHAFFQFSVNDGRLSCQLYQRSADMFLGVPFNIASYALLTHMVAAQTGLEVGDFVWTGGDCHVYDNHVEQVREQLTRTAYPMPRLELAPRDSIDDYVYEDITVVGYEHHPAISAAVAV; encoded by the coding sequence GTGACCGACAGCGTGACCGTGCAGCCCGACCCCACCGTCCCGACCCCGTACGAGGACCTGTTGCGCCGGGTGCTCGAGGAGGGCGCGCCGAAGGGCGACCGCACCGGGACCGGCACGCGCAGCCTGTTCGGCGCGCAGCTGCGGTACGACCTGTCGCAGGGCTTCCCCCTGGTCAGCACGAAGCGGGTGCACTTCAAGTCGGTCGCGTACGAACTGCTCTGGTTCCTGCGCGGCGACGGGAACGCCCGCTGGCTGCAGGAGCACGGCGTCCGGATCTGGAACGAGTGGGCGGGTGAGGACGGTGACCTCGGCCCGGTGTACGGCGTGCAGTGGCGCTCGTGGCCGACGCCGTCCGGGGAGCACGTCGACCAGATCGCCCAGGTCATCGAGCAGATCCGCACGAACCCGGACAGCCGACGGCTCATCGTCTCGGCGTGGAACGTCGCCGACGTGCCGGACATGGCGCTCGCCCCGTGCCACGCGTTCTTCCAGTTCTCCGTCAACGACGGCAGGCTCTCGTGCCAGCTGTACCAGCGGAGCGCGGACATGTTCCTCGGCGTCCCGTTCAACATCGCCTCGTACGCGCTGCTGACCCACATGGTCGCGGCGCAGACCGGGCTCGAGGTCGGCGACTTCGTCTGGACCGGCGGCGACTGCCACGTGTACGACAACCACGTCGAGCAGGTCCGCGAGCAGCTCACCCGGACCGCGTACCCGATGCCCCGGCTCGAGCTCGCGCCGCGCGACTCGATCGACGACTACGTCTACGAGGACATCACGGTCGTCGGGTACGAGCACCACCCGGCGATCTCGGCCGCGGTCGCGGTCTGA
- a CDS encoding dihydrofolate reductase, whose amino-acid sequence MPEAPSTDPVRTDPTWTEPARGVGLVWARTAAGVIGADGGIPWHLPEDLAHFRRVTGDGVVVMGRRTWDSLPPRFRPLPGRRNVVLTRDATWSAPGAEVVHDLATALDTDEPVWVIGGGAVYADAVPFADRVSETIVDLEVPGDTRAPDLGDGWTLVEDGPWQESRVDGTRYRFREWRRA is encoded by the coding sequence ATGCCGGAGGCCCCCTCGACCGACCCCGTGCGGACCGACCCGACGTGGACCGAGCCGGCGCGCGGCGTCGGGCTCGTCTGGGCACGCACGGCCGCCGGCGTGATCGGCGCCGACGGCGGGATCCCGTGGCACCTGCCCGAGGACCTCGCGCACTTCCGGCGGGTCACCGGCGACGGCGTCGTCGTCATGGGGCGCCGCACCTGGGACTCGCTGCCGCCGCGGTTCCGGCCGCTGCCCGGACGCCGCAACGTCGTGCTCACCCGGGACGCGACCTGGTCGGCCCCCGGCGCGGAGGTCGTCCACGACCTGGCGACCGCGCTCGACACCGACGAGCCCGTGTGGGTGATCGGCGGGGGAGCGGTGTACGCCGACGCCGTGCCGTTCGCCGACCGGGTGTCCGAGACGATCGTCGACCTCGAGGTGCCGGGCGACACCCGGGCGCCCGACCTCGGCGACGGGTGGACGCTCGTCGAGGACGGGCCGTGGCAGGAGTCCCGCGTGGACGGCACCCGCTACCGCTTCCGGGAGTGGCGCCGCGCCTAG
- a CDS encoding TetR/AcrR family transcriptional regulator — protein sequence MTVDSPQPAVQRLPGPSTNLASPDGSSVPPTPRSGGAKVRILDTASRLFYEEGIQCVGVDRLISAASVTKATFYKHYGSKDNLILAYVHAQHERVRAGFEQLVAEAETPTEAVRAWVAAVSGEVSRAEFRGCAFLNAAAEYHDPRHPVREVVASHRDWYTEELFALLQRAGHPLPGDGADELMLARDGAMSGAYAGDAIAATAALGRVVDRVIAA from the coding sequence GTGACGGTCGATTCCCCCCAACCGGCCGTCCAGCGTCTCCCCGGCCCGAGCACGAACCTCGCGTCGCCGGACGGGTCGAGCGTCCCCCCGACTCCCCGCTCCGGCGGCGCGAAGGTCCGCATCCTCGACACCGCGTCGCGGCTCTTCTACGAGGAGGGCATCCAGTGCGTCGGCGTCGACCGGCTCATCTCGGCCGCGAGCGTCACGAAGGCCACCTTCTACAAGCACTACGGCTCGAAGGACAACCTGATCCTCGCCTACGTGCACGCCCAGCACGAGCGCGTCCGCGCCGGCTTCGAACAGCTCGTCGCCGAGGCCGAGACCCCCACCGAGGCCGTCCGCGCGTGGGTCGCCGCCGTCTCCGGCGAGGTGAGCCGGGCCGAGTTCCGCGGGTGCGCGTTCCTCAACGCCGCCGCGGAGTACCACGACCCCCGGCACCCCGTGCGCGAGGTCGTCGCCAGCCACCGTGACTGGTACACGGAGGAACTGTTCGCCCTGCTGCAGCGCGCCGGCCACCCGCTGCCGGGGGACGGTGCCGACGAGCTCATGCTCGCGCGCGACGGCGCGATGTCCGGCGCCTACGCGGGCGACGCGATCGCCGCGACGGCGGCGCTCGGTCGCGTGGTCGACCGCGTCATCGCGGCCTGA
- a CDS encoding histidine phosphatase family protein has product MSHYLYLVRHGEHQDAEHGLRDGKLSERGKRQSMLVADRLGGVPFDGVYHSPLDAPSETASFLAKRLPAIQPQPSTLLFDCIPSGPTPDMPHAYQGWYGGVTEEEIVAGQAQMGDAVAEWFTPAREDRHDLLITHNAVIGWFVREAFQAPEWRWMGTNVAHTALTIIRIRSAKPAEVVTLNDLAHLPVELRTGLPVDQPV; this is encoded by the coding sequence GTGTCGCACTACCTGTACCTCGTCCGCCACGGTGAACACCAGGACGCCGAGCACGGCCTCCGCGACGGCAAGCTCTCCGAGCGCGGGAAGCGGCAGTCGATGCTCGTCGCCGACCGCCTGGGCGGCGTGCCCTTCGACGGCGTGTACCACTCGCCGCTCGACGCCCCGAGCGAGACCGCGTCGTTCCTGGCGAAGCGCCTGCCCGCGATCCAGCCGCAGCCGTCGACCCTGCTGTTCGACTGCATCCCGTCCGGACCGACCCCGGACATGCCGCACGCCTACCAGGGCTGGTACGGCGGCGTGACCGAGGAGGAGATCGTCGCCGGTCAGGCCCAGATGGGCGACGCCGTCGCGGAGTGGTTCACGCCCGCGCGCGAGGACCGGCACGACCTGCTCATCACCCACAACGCCGTCATCGGGTGGTTCGTCCGCGAGGCGTTCCAGGCACCCGAGTGGCGGTGGATGGGCACGAACGTCGCGCACACGGCACTGACGATCATCCGCATCCGCAGCGCCAAGCCCGCCGAGGTGGTCACGCTGAACGACCTCGCGCACCTGCCGGTCGAGCTGCGCACGGGCCTGCCGGTCGACCAGCCCGTCTAA
- a CDS encoding TIGR01777 family oxidoreductase: MTPEPLSILVAGASGFIGTPLVRALREAGHHVTTLVRREPRTASEFRWSPGSRPLDPAVLDGADVVVNLAGASIGNLPWTESYKRQILDSRVQATETLVAAMRKAPTPPALFLSGSASGVYGDRPADVLDDDAAAGRGFLADVCTAWEAAATAAPEGVRVVLLRTGVVVGQGGGALAPLVPLTKAGLGGKLGTGGQWWPWIGLDDEVGAIVHLATSPDAAEVRGPVNLAGPEPAVADRITKRVAEDLHRPYLVNVPAFALKALLREAADEMLLSNQRMVPRKLLDTGYRFRYERAEDAVDAAF, encoded by the coding sequence ATGACGCCAGAGCCGCTCTCGATCCTCGTCGCCGGTGCGTCCGGCTTCATCGGGACCCCCCTCGTCCGTGCCCTGCGCGAGGCCGGACACCACGTGACGACGCTCGTGCGACGCGAGCCGCGCACCGCGTCGGAGTTCCGCTGGTCGCCCGGCTCCCGCCCGCTCGACCCGGCCGTCCTCGACGGTGCCGACGTGGTCGTCAACCTGGCGGGCGCGAGCATCGGCAATCTCCCGTGGACCGAGTCCTACAAGCGACAGATCCTGGACTCCCGCGTGCAGGCGACCGAGACGCTCGTCGCGGCCATGCGGAAGGCCCCCACCCCGCCCGCGCTCTTCCTGTCCGGGTCCGCCTCGGGCGTGTACGGCGACCGCCCCGCGGACGTGCTCGACGACGACGCCGCCGCCGGCCGGGGCTTCCTCGCCGACGTCTGCACCGCGTGGGAGGCCGCCGCGACCGCCGCACCCGAGGGCGTCCGCGTCGTGCTGCTCCGCACCGGCGTCGTCGTCGGCCAGGGCGGCGGCGCGCTCGCACCGCTCGTCCCGCTCACGAAGGCCGGCCTCGGCGGCAAGCTCGGCACCGGCGGCCAGTGGTGGCCGTGGATCGGACTCGACGACGAGGTCGGCGCGATCGTGCACCTCGCGACCAGCCCGGACGCCGCCGAGGTCCGCGGCCCGGTCAACCTCGCCGGACCCGAGCCCGCCGTCGCCGACCGCATCACGAAGCGCGTCGCCGAGGACCTGCACCGCCCCTACCTCGTCAACGTGCCCGCGTTCGCGCTCAAGGCACTGCTGCGCGAGGCCGCCGACGAGATGCTCCTGTCGAACCAGCGGATGGTGCCGAGGAAGCTCCTCGACACCGGGTACCGGTTCCGGTACGAGCGCGCCGAGGACGCGGTCGACGCCGCGTTCTGA
- a CDS encoding lytic transglycosylase domain-containing protein, translating to MRSSPSRAVLVAVALVAGALVAPVVTAVPASATTYPSWQDVEAAKGNEQAKQAEVATIQDALHAAQADAATKSQAALDASAAADRAEADLTVATQTATSLQAQATEAQQTADRAKTRAGQLAASLYRDGNQGAMTTRIASAHDPDELLYQLGALDQLTGTWTDVLDDASVAAHTASSLHEQALRAEDERTALAAAAEQKSDAATSASDAAQQAVDSTQQHSDELYAQLAALKDTTAATEQQYAVGQAVAAQAAAQARAAQAAALAEQARQAAGSSGSSASSGGGNAYPSTDGVAVDPAGAKAYAQSRLGSYGWGSDQYSCLVSLWTQESGWRANALNASSGAYGIPQALPANKMSVAGADWRTNAATQVDWGLAYIRDAYGSPCGAWHHEMSVNPHWY from the coding sequence ATGCGCTCCTCTCCCTCGCGGGCGGTGCTCGTCGCGGTGGCCCTGGTCGCCGGCGCGCTCGTCGCCCCGGTCGTCACCGCCGTCCCCGCCAGCGCCACCACCTACCCGTCGTGGCAGGACGTCGAGGCCGCGAAGGGCAACGAGCAGGCGAAGCAGGCCGAGGTCGCCACGATCCAGGACGCCCTGCACGCGGCACAGGCCGACGCCGCGACCAAGTCGCAGGCCGCGCTCGACGCGTCCGCGGCCGCCGACCGCGCCGAGGCGGACCTGACCGTGGCCACCCAGACCGCCACGAGCCTCCAGGCCCAGGCGACGGAGGCGCAGCAGACCGCCGACCGGGCGAAGACCCGTGCCGGCCAACTGGCGGCGAGCCTGTACCGGGACGGCAACCAGGGCGCGATGACCACCCGCATCGCGAGCGCCCACGACCCGGACGAGCTGCTCTACCAGCTCGGCGCACTCGACCAGCTCACCGGCACCTGGACCGACGTCCTCGACGACGCGTCCGTCGCAGCGCACACGGCGTCGTCCCTGCACGAGCAGGCCCTCCGCGCCGAGGACGAGCGGACCGCGCTGGCCGCGGCGGCGGAGCAGAAGTCCGACGCCGCCACGTCCGCGTCGGACGCCGCGCAGCAGGCGGTCGACAGCACGCAGCAGCACAGCGACGAGCTGTACGCACAGCTCGCGGCGCTCAAGGACACGACCGCGGCGACCGAGCAGCAGTACGCCGTCGGCCAGGCGGTCGCGGCACAGGCCGCCGCACAGGCCCGCGCCGCGCAGGCCGCCGCCCTGGCGGAGCAGGCACGACAGGCGGCGGGGTCGTCGGGATCGTCGGCGTCGTCGGGCGGCGGGAACGCCTACCCGAGCACCGACGGCGTCGCGGTCGACCCGGCGGGCGCCAAGGCGTACGCGCAGAGCCGGCTCGGCAGCTACGGCTGGGGTTCCGACCAGTACTCGTGCCTCGTGTCGCTGTGGACGCAGGAGTCCGGGTGGCGCGCGAACGCCCTCAACGCGTCGAGCGGGGCCTACGGCATCCCGCAGGCACTCCCCGCGAACAAGATGTCGGTGGCCGGGGCCGACTGGCGCACGAACGCGGCGACGCAGGTCGACTGGGGCCTGGCGTACATCCGGGACGCCTACGGGTCGCCGTGCGGCGCGTGGCACCACGAGATGAGCGTCAACCCGCACTGGTACTGA
- a CDS encoding 4-hydroxy-tetrahydrodipicolinate reductase yields the protein MVTPVAVVGATGRLGGLVSSVVESLEGFELVASLSSRDGAHEAPPSVFGGAALVVDVTVPALSPAIVDNALASGANVLVGTSGWSAARLATLRSGLEDRPEQGVLVVPNFSIGSVLATHLATIAAPWFPSAEIVETHHAGKVDSPSGTAVRTAELIAEARRDVGPVEAPHVDQRARGQQVASVPVHSLRLPGVKAVQDVVLSGPGETVTIRHDTNDDVAYVAGIRAALAATVGARGLTVGLGSVLGIA from the coding sequence ATGGTCACTCCCGTCGCCGTCGTCGGCGCCACCGGTCGTCTCGGAGGCCTGGTGTCCTCCGTCGTCGAGTCGCTCGAGGGCTTCGAGCTCGTCGCGTCGCTCTCGTCGCGGGACGGCGCCCACGAGGCACCCCCGTCGGTGTTCGGCGGTGCCGCGCTCGTGGTCGACGTGACCGTCCCCGCGCTGAGCCCCGCGATCGTCGACAACGCACTGGCGAGCGGTGCGAACGTGCTCGTCGGCACGTCCGGCTGGTCCGCCGCACGGCTCGCGACGCTGCGCTCCGGGCTCGAGGACCGCCCCGAGCAGGGTGTCCTCGTGGTGCCGAACTTCTCGATCGGATCGGTGCTGGCGACCCACCTCGCGACGATCGCCGCGCCCTGGTTCCCCTCCGCCGAGATCGTCGAGACGCACCACGCCGGCAAGGTCGACTCGCCCTCGGGCACCGCGGTGCGCACGGCCGAGCTCATCGCCGAGGCCCGCCGCGACGTCGGTCCGGTCGAGGCCCCGCACGTCGACCAGCGGGCCCGCGGGCAGCAGGTCGCGAGCGTGCCGGTCCACTCGCTCCGTCTGCCCGGGGTGAAGGCCGTGCAGGACGTCGTGCTGAGCGGGCCGGGCGAGACCGTCACGATCCGGCACGACACGAACGACGACGTCGCCTACGTCGCCGGCATCCGGGCCGCGCTGGCCGCCACCGTCGGAGCCCGCGGGCTCACGGTCGGCCTCGGCAGCGTGCTGGGCATCGCGTGA
- a CDS encoding polyribonucleotide nucleotidyltransferase, producing MEGPEIKFAEAVIDNGRFGTRTVRFETGRLAQQAQGAVAAYLDEETMLLSATSAGKHPREGFDFFPLTVDVEERSYAAGKIPGSFFRREGRPSTEAILVCRLIDRPLRPSFVDGLRNEVQIVITVLSIAPDEFYDALAINAASASTQISGLPFSGPIAGVRLALIDGQWVAFPKASQLAEAVFDLTVAGRVVTDEAGNEDVAIMMVEAEATEHSWDLIQAGATKPDEAVVAQGLEAAKPFLKVLVEAQAKMAAQSAKEIQDYPVFPPYAPEVYDAVEAIALDELKDVYQIAGKIERQDKDDALKARVKEAIAAKVTAGELPESANGQVSGAYKSVTKKVVRGRILTEQVRMDGRGLADIRPLDAEVAVIPRVHGSAVFQRGETQILGVTTLNMLKMEQQIDSLSPVTKKRYLHHYNFPPYSTGETGRVGSPKRREIGHGFLAERALVPVLPSRDEFPYAIRQVSEALSSNGSTSMGSVCASTLSLLNAGVPLKAPVAGIAMGLVSDTVDGQTRYAALTDILGAEDALGDMDFKVAGTADFVTAIQLDTKLDGIPSSVLDAALKQAKEARSAILGVLNEAIDGPDEMADTAPRVISVQIPVDKIGELIGPKGKTINGIQDETGADISIEDDGTVYIGAVDGPSAEAARAQVNAIANPTNPEIGDQFLGTVVKIATFGAFVSLLPGRDGLLHVSEVRKLAGGKRVENVEDVLGVGQKILVEVTKVDDRGKLSLAPVVADEVDTEGREGHEKHAEAPAEG from the coding sequence TTGGAGGGTCCCGAGATCAAGTTCGCCGAGGCTGTCATCGACAACGGCCGCTTCGGCACGCGCACCGTCCGGTTCGAGACCGGTCGGCTCGCACAGCAGGCCCAGGGCGCGGTTGCCGCGTACCTCGACGAGGAGACCATGCTCCTCTCGGCCACCAGCGCCGGCAAGCACCCGCGTGAGGGCTTCGACTTCTTCCCGCTGACGGTGGACGTCGAGGAGCGCTCGTACGCCGCCGGCAAGATCCCCGGTTCGTTCTTCCGTCGCGAGGGCCGCCCCTCGACCGAGGCGATCCTGGTCTGCCGTCTCATCGACCGGCCGCTGCGCCCGTCGTTCGTCGACGGTCTCCGCAACGAGGTCCAGATCGTCATCACCGTCCTGAGCATCGCGCCGGACGAGTTCTACGACGCGCTCGCGATCAACGCCGCGTCGGCGTCGACGCAGATCTCCGGTCTGCCGTTCTCCGGCCCGATCGCCGGTGTGCGCCTCGCGCTCATCGACGGCCAGTGGGTCGCGTTCCCGAAGGCGTCGCAGCTCGCCGAGGCCGTCTTCGACCTCACCGTCGCGGGCCGTGTCGTCACGGACGAGGCCGGCAACGAGGACGTCGCGATCATGATGGTCGAGGCCGAGGCCACCGAGCACAGCTGGGACCTCATCCAGGCCGGCGCGACGAAGCCCGACGAGGCCGTCGTCGCGCAGGGCCTCGAGGCGGCCAAGCCGTTCCTCAAGGTCCTCGTCGAGGCGCAGGCGAAGATGGCCGCGCAGTCGGCCAAGGAGATCCAGGACTACCCGGTCTTCCCGCCCTACGCCCCCGAGGTCTACGACGCCGTCGAGGCGATCGCCCTCGACGAGCTCAAGGACGTCTACCAGATCGCCGGCAAGATCGAGCGTCAGGACAAGGACGACGCCCTCAAGGCCCGCGTCAAGGAGGCCATCGCCGCCAAGGTGACGGCAGGCGAGCTCCCCGAGAGCGCCAACGGCCAGGTCAGCGGCGCCTACAAGTCGGTCACGAAGAAGGTCGTCCGCGGCCGCATCCTGACCGAGCAGGTCCGCATGGACGGTCGCGGCCTCGCCGACATCCGTCCGCTCGACGCCGAGGTCGCCGTGATCCCGCGCGTCCACGGTTCGGCGGTGTTCCAGCGCGGCGAGACGCAGATCCTCGGCGTCACCACGCTGAACATGCTCAAGATGGAGCAGCAGATCGACTCGCTGTCGCCCGTCACGAAGAAGCGTTACCTGCACCACTACAACTTCCCGCCGTACTCGACCGGTGAGACCGGTCGCGTCGGGTCGCCGAAGCGTCGCGAGATCGGGCACGGCTTCCTCGCCGAGCGCGCCCTCGTGCCGGTGCTGCCGTCGCGTGACGAGTTCCCCTACGCCATCCGCCAGGTGTCCGAGGCGCTGAGCTCCAACGGCTCGACGTCGATGGGCTCGGTCTGCGCGTCGACCCTGTCGCTCCTCAACGCCGGTGTGCCGCTCAAGGCCCCGGTCGCGGGCATCGCGATGGGCCTCGTGTCCGACACCGTCGACGGTCAGACCCGCTACGCGGCGCTGACCGACATCCTCGGTGCCGAGGACGCACTGGGCGACATGGACTTCAAGGTCGCCGGCACGGCGGACTTCGTCACGGCGATCCAGCTCGACACGAAGCTCGACGGCATCCCGTCGTCGGTCCTCGACGCCGCGCTCAAGCAGGCGAAGGAGGCCCGCTCGGCCATCCTCGGTGTCCTCAACGAGGCCATCGACGGACCGGACGAGATGGCCGACACCGCCCCGCGTGTGATCTCGGTGCAGATCCCCGTCGACAAGATCGGCGAGCTGATCGGCCCGAAGGGCAAGACGATCAACGGGATCCAGGACGAGACCGGCGCCGACATCTCCATCGAGGACGACGGCACCGTCTACATCGGCGCCGTCGACGGCCCGTCGGCCGAGGCCGCCCGTGCCCAGGTCAACGCGATCGCGAACCCGACGAACCCGGAGATCGGGGACCAGTTCCTCGGCACGGTCGTCAAGATCGCGACCTTCGGTGCCTTCGTGTCGCTGCTCCCGGGCCGCGACGGTCTGCTCCACGTCTCCGAGGTGCGCAAGCTCGCCGGTGGCAAGCGTGTGGAGAACGTCGAGGACGTCCTCGGCGTCGGCCAGAAGATCCTGGTCGAGGTCACCAAGGTGGACGACCGCGGCAAGCTCTCGCTCGCGCCGGTCGTCGCCGACGAGGTGGACACCGAGGGCCGCGAGGGTCACGAGAAGCACGCCGAGGCTCCGGCCGAGGGCTGA
- a CDS encoding YbhB/YbcL family Raf kinase inhibitor-like protein, with amino-acid sequence MANDPNWNLPEVPTFTLTSPDFADGGVLPDWARGGDAGGEDRSPALEWTGAPEGTQSYVLTVYDPDAPTGSGFWHWSLTDLPASTTSLERGAGTDDALLPAEALRRRNEYGTDTFLGAAPPAGHGPHRYVFTVSALDVPVLEAPADATPAVVGFLLREHLLGRAQLTGTQETPAS; translated from the coding sequence ATGGCCAACGACCCCAACTGGAACCTCCCCGAGGTCCCCACGTTCACCCTGACGAGTCCCGACTTCGCCGACGGCGGCGTCCTGCCCGACTGGGCACGCGGCGGCGACGCCGGTGGCGAGGACCGCTCCCCCGCACTCGAGTGGACCGGGGCGCCCGAGGGCACGCAGAGCTACGTGCTCACGGTGTACGACCCCGACGCCCCGACCGGCTCCGGCTTCTGGCACTGGAGCCTGACCGACCTCCCCGCGTCGACCACGTCGCTCGAGCGCGGCGCCGGCACGGACGACGCGCTGCTGCCCGCCGAGGCGCTGCGTCGCCGCAACGAGTACGGCACCGACACCTTCCTCGGCGCCGCACCGCCCGCCGGACACGGACCGCACCGCTACGTCTTCACGGTGAGCGCGCTCGACGTCCCCGTCCTCGAGGCACCCGCCGACGCCACGCCCGCGGTCGTCGGGTTCCTGCTGCGCGAGCACCTGCTCGGGCGCGCGCAGCTCACCGGCACGCAGGAGACCCCCGCCTCCTGA
- a CDS encoding pitrilysin family protein: MNQPVPLPLEAPDTSFLTSGGAFVRRTVLPSGVRVLTETVPGASSTSLGFWVGVGSRDEREGQYGSTHFLEHLLFKGTERRSALDIAISFDSVGGEHNAATAKEYTCYYARVRDTDVPMAVEVIGDMVTGSVLEAEAFDVERGVILEELAMAADDPADVAGEAFFAAAFGGHPLGRPIGGTPESIRAVGRDEVLSHYREHYAPNGIVVTAAGAVDHDRFRELVEQVFRDAPDAAPLARRTPSAAADPAVSELTVTHRPTEQVSMLRGSQGLDLRDDRRPVLSVLNAVLGGGMSSRLFQEVRERRGLAYAVSSFAPAYLDNGAFGVYAGCAPDNVAGVVEIIDAEFRRMVDHGITEDELRRAKGQIEGALTLSLEDSDARMTRLGRSELGTGEFTDLGTALQRVDRVTQVDVLELARDLLTRPTITSVVGAVQQSELAAALGVEG, translated from the coding sequence ATGAACCAACCAGTGCCGTTGCCGCTCGAGGCCCCTGACACGTCGTTCCTGACGTCCGGTGGTGCATTCGTCCGTCGAACCGTGCTGCCGTCCGGTGTGCGGGTCCTCACCGAGACCGTCCCGGGGGCCAGCTCGACGAGCCTCGGCTTCTGGGTGGGCGTCGGGTCCCGCGACGAGCGCGAGGGGCAGTACGGCTCCACGCACTTCCTCGAGCACCTGCTCTTCAAGGGCACCGAACGTCGCAGTGCGCTCGACATCGCGATCTCCTTCGACTCCGTGGGCGGCGAGCACAACGCGGCGACGGCGAAGGAGTACACCTGCTACTACGCCCGTGTCCGGGACACCGACGTCCCCATGGCGGTCGAGGTGATCGGTGACATGGTCACCGGATCCGTGCTCGAGGCCGAGGCGTTCGACGTCGAGCGCGGCGTCATCCTCGAGGAACTCGCGATGGCGGCCGACGACCCCGCCGACGTCGCGGGCGAGGCGTTCTTCGCCGCGGCCTTCGGCGGGCACCCCCTCGGTCGCCCGATCGGCGGCACCCCCGAGAGCATCCGCGCGGTCGGACGCGACGAGGTCCTGTCCCACTACCGCGAGCACTACGCGCCGAACGGCATCGTCGTGACCGCGGCCGGTGCCGTCGACCACGACCGCTTCCGCGAGCTCGTCGAGCAGGTCTTCCGCGACGCCCCAGACGCCGCACCGCTCGCCCGCCGGACCCCGAGCGCGGCGGCCGACCCCGCGGTCTCCGAGCTCACGGTCACGCACCGGCCGACCGAGCAGGTCAGCATGCTGCGCGGCTCGCAGGGGCTCGACCTCCGCGACGACCGCCGCCCGGTGCTCAGCGTGCTCAACGCCGTGCTCGGCGGCGGCATGAGCTCGCGGCTGTTCCAGGAGGTCCGCGAGCGTCGCGGCCTCGCCTACGCCGTGTCGTCGTTCGCGCCGGCCTACCTCGACAACGGTGCGTTCGGCGTGTACGCCGGGTGCGCGCCGGACAACGTCGCCGGGGTCGTCGAGATCATCGACGCCGAGTTCCGCCGCATGGTCGACCACGGCATCACCGAGGACGAACTGCGCCGCGCCAAGGGCCAGATCGAGGGCGCGCTCACCCTGTCGCTCGAGGACTCCGACGCCCGGATGACCCGGCTCGGCCGATCCGAGCTCGGCACCGGGGAGTTCACCGACCTCGGCACCGCCCTGCAGCGCGTCGACCGGGTCACGCAGGTCGACGTCCTCGAGCTGGCGCGCGACCTGCTCACCCGTCCGACGATCACCTCGGTGGTCGGTGCCGTGCAGCAGTCCGAGCTGGCCGCGGCCCTCGGCGTCGAGGGGTGA
- a CDS encoding tetratricopeptide repeat protein: MAVLLALYIVLVGQRAVAFVATGQPIGIGIGVALVVVAVIGALLLVLEFRFGIRITRLGARLEREGGTPQEVVALLPSGRPDRAAADELFPAHRDAVEADPDDWRAWFRLGVVYDAAGDRKRARAAMRTALAKASTR; this comes from the coding sequence ATGGCCGTCCTGCTCGCGCTGTACATCGTGCTCGTCGGGCAGCGCGCGGTCGCGTTCGTCGCCACCGGGCAGCCGATCGGGATCGGCATCGGGGTCGCGCTCGTCGTCGTCGCCGTGATCGGCGCGCTCCTGCTCGTCCTCGAGTTCCGCTTCGGCATCCGGATCACCCGGCTCGGCGCGCGCCTCGAACGCGAGGGCGGGACGCCGCAGGAGGTCGTCGCGCTCCTGCCGAGCGGTCGCCCGGACCGTGCGGCCGCCGACGAGCTGTTCCCCGCCCACCGCGACGCGGTCGAGGCGGACCCGGATGACTGGCGGGCGTGGTTCCGCCTCGGCGTCGTCTACGACGCCGCCGGCGACCGCAAGCGCGCCCGAGCGGCGATGCGGACCGCGCTCGCCAAGGCGAGCACGCGCTGA
- a CDS encoding GNAT family N-acetyltransferase has protein sequence MTLQVRTVPADAPEVDVLLDAYLDEREATFPSAQGTYARKRTPAVEFTAPRGTFVVAYDDGVPVGCGGLRRIADDGDDVRFEVKHVYVSPAGRGRGVATAVMDALEAAARDAGATGVVLDTNDSLVAAGAMYRGRGYRRTEPFNDNPNATAWYRLPLADGSR, from the coding sequence ATGACGCTCCAGGTCAGGACCGTGCCCGCGGACGCACCCGAGGTGGACGTGCTGCTCGACGCGTACCTCGACGAGCGCGAGGCGACCTTCCCGAGTGCGCAGGGGACGTACGCACGGAAGCGCACGCCGGCGGTCGAGTTCACGGCACCGCGCGGCACCTTCGTGGTCGCGTACGACGACGGCGTCCCGGTCGGCTGCGGTGGGCTCCGGCGGATCGCGGACGACGGCGACGACGTCCGCTTCGAGGTGAAGCACGTGTACGTCTCCCCCGCTGGTCGCGGACGGGGCGTCGCCACGGCCGTGATGGACGCCCTCGAGGCCGCGGCCCGCGACGCCGGGGCGACGGGCGTCGTGCTCGACACGAACGACTCGCTCGTCGCGGCCGGGGCGATGTACCGCGGTCGTGGCTACCGGCGGACGGAGCCGTTCAACGACAACCCGAACGCGACCGCCTGGTACCGGCTGCCGCTCGCGGACGGGAGCCGTTAG